One Fundidesulfovibrio putealis DSM 16056 DNA segment encodes these proteins:
- a CDS encoding DUF1624 domain-containing protein produces MRFHHAASGSSRNSSGSPLDESASGPPSRSPGEQPSGGPTITRRLTSLDVVRGLAIVLMALDHGRDFLASGPDLLATLHPESTNLLRFFTRWVTHICAPLFVLLTGVSIRLSLEHGRGRGEKALMLLARGAVLVLLELTLVREGWYFGGAGDVFLLQVIWALGVCMAACALFVYVPDWARIVFGLAVCLGHNLLNPIVPADLGDWYRMWILLHEGGGFSLGRGITVEVAYPVLPWFGLMVLGMAAGSLWAAPAAGRARVLAWGGAACLALFAALRLLGGFGETNPWFVHGEAQRTLFDFLHVTKYPPSTVFLLMTLGLSGLLLALAELPWGWLGRRLAVFGRVPLFFYVTHLFALHALGIGVAYVRHGHADWLWTSPYVSRPAEGLGVGLGWVYLGWLACVAALYPACRAYGAWRASGRSGRWASLL; encoded by the coding sequence ATGCGCTTTCATCATGCCGCAAGCGGCTCATCCCGGAACTCATCGGGTAGCCCCCTGGACGAGTCTGCCTCAGGGCCTCCTTCCCGGAGTCCGGGTGAGCAGCCGTCCGGCGGACCAACCATCACCCGCCGCCTCACCAGCCTGGACGTCGTCCGGGGGCTGGCCATCGTCCTCATGGCCCTGGACCATGGGCGGGATTTCTTGGCCTCCGGCCCGGACCTGCTGGCCACGCTGCATCCTGAATCCACCAACCTGCTACGCTTTTTCACCCGCTGGGTGACGCACATCTGCGCGCCGCTGTTCGTGCTGCTGACAGGGGTATCCATCAGGCTCTCCCTGGAGCATGGCCGTGGACGCGGCGAAAAGGCCCTCATGCTGCTTGCCCGGGGGGCGGTCCTGGTGCTCCTTGAGCTGACCCTGGTCCGGGAGGGCTGGTATTTCGGCGGTGCCGGAGACGTCTTCCTGCTCCAGGTGATCTGGGCGCTCGGGGTGTGCATGGCCGCGTGCGCCCTGTTCGTATACGTCCCTGACTGGGCACGGATAGTCTTCGGGCTGGCCGTCTGCCTCGGGCACAACCTGCTGAACCCCATCGTCCCGGCCGATCTCGGCGATTGGTACCGGATGTGGATACTCTTGCATGAGGGAGGCGGCTTCTCCCTTGGCAGGGGCATCACCGTCGAAGTTGCCTATCCGGTGCTGCCCTGGTTCGGGCTCATGGTCCTGGGAATGGCGGCTGGGAGTCTGTGGGCCGCCCCTGCGGCGGGCAGGGCGCGGGTGTTGGCCTGGGGCGGCGCGGCGTGCCTGGCCCTGTTCGCAGCGCTGCGGCTTCTGGGCGGCTTCGGCGAGACGAACCCCTGGTTCGTGCACGGGGAGGCGCAACGCACCCTGTTCGATTTCCTTCATGTGACGAAATATCCACCCTCGACGGTGTTTCTCCTGATGACCCTCGGGTTGTCGGGCTTGCTGCTGGCCCTTGCCGAGCTCCCCTGGGGATGGCTGGGGAGGCGGCTTGCGGTGTTCGGGCGCGTCCCGCTGTTTTTCTACGTGACGCATCTGTTCGCGCTCCATGCGCTTGGCATCGGCGTCGCGTATGTGCGGCACGGGCATGCCGACTGGCTGTGGACCTCGCCCTATGTCTCGCGCCCGGCAGAGGGCTTGGGCGTGGGGCTAGGGTGGGTGTATCTGGGCTGGCTGGCCTGTGTGGCGGCGTTGTATCCGGCGTGTCGGGCTTATGGAGCCTGGCGGGCGTCCGGCAGGTCCGGCAGGTGGGCTTCTCTTCTGTAG
- a CDS encoding nucleotidyltransferase family protein: MRLTPEEKHIIKAAVAAQDPQAEVWLFGSRADDSKRGGDIDLLIFSQSMGWKEKSAVWWELQEKLGEQKIDIVVAKDKDASEPFVQMAMEKAVQL, encoded by the coding sequence ATGCGCCTCACTCCCGAAGAAAAGCACATCATAAAGGCTGCCGTGGCCGCGCAGGACCCGCAGGCCGAAGTGTGGCTTTTCGGGTCGCGCGCGGACGATTCCAAGCGCGGCGGCGACATCGACCTGCTCATTTTCTCGCAGTCCATGGGCTGGAAGGAGAAGAGTGCAGTCTGGTGGGAACTCCAGGAAAAGCTCGGTGAACAGAAGATCGACATAGTCGTGGCCAAGGACAAGGACGCGAGCGAGCCGTTCGTGCAGATGGCCATGGAGAAGGCGGTACAGCTATGA
- the pheS gene encoding phenylalanine--tRNA ligase subunit alpha, which yields MSSGQALIEELTALAGEAKNTLGQASSFEALEELRVAYLGRKGRLAQIMAKLPGLTAEEKRQAGQTANTVKEELTAHYTVRLEGLKRAQDEAMLAGFDPALPGRSHPTGGLHPLSIVSDEICRAFSGMGFEVVTGPEIETDFYNFEALNFPPEHPARDMQDTLYIGDNILLRTHTSPLQVRTLLSRKPPVAAIAPGKVYRRDSDITHSPMFHQIEGFLVDKGVTMADLRGTLTFFVHRIFGPDTLVRFRPSFFPFTEPSAEVDISCVMCEGKGHVGGQTCRVCKSTGWVEILGCGMIDPNVLKAVDIDPEVYSGFAFGMGVERVTMLKYGVGDLRLFFENDVRFLGQFA from the coding sequence GTGAGTTCAGGCCAGGCCCTGATTGAGGAATTGACCGCCCTGGCCGGGGAAGCCAAGAACACCCTCGGCCAGGCGTCCTCTTTCGAGGCCCTTGAGGAACTGCGCGTGGCCTATCTGGGCCGCAAGGGCCGCTTGGCCCAGATCATGGCCAAGCTCCCCGGCCTCACCGCCGAGGAGAAGCGCCAGGCGGGCCAGACGGCCAACACCGTGAAAGAGGAACTCACGGCGCACTACACCGTGCGTCTGGAGGGACTCAAGCGCGCCCAGGACGAGGCCATGCTCGCCGGGTTCGACCCCGCCCTGCCGGGCAGGTCGCACCCCACGGGGGGCCTGCATCCTTTGAGCATCGTTTCCGACGAAATCTGCCGGGCCTTTTCCGGCATGGGTTTCGAGGTGGTCACCGGCCCGGAGATAGAGACCGATTTCTACAACTTCGAGGCCCTGAACTTCCCGCCGGAACATCCCGCCCGCGACATGCAGGACACCCTGTACATCGGGGACAACATCCTCCTGCGCACGCACACCTCGCCCCTGCAGGTGCGCACGCTGCTTTCCCGCAAGCCTCCCGTGGCGGCCATCGCTCCGGGCAAGGTCTACCGCCGCGACTCGGACATCACCCATTCGCCCATGTTCCACCAGATCGAGGGCTTCCTCGTGGACAAGGGCGTCACCATGGCCGATCTGCGCGGCACGCTCACCTTTTTCGTGCACCGCATCTTCGGACCCGACACCCTGGTGCGGTTCCGTCCCAGCTTCTTCCCCTTCACCGAGCCGAGCGCAGAGGTCGATATCTCCTGCGTCATGTGCGAGGGCAAGGGACACGTGGGCGGGCAGACCTGCCGCGTGTGCAAGTCCACCGGCTGGGTGGAGATCCTGGGTTGCGGCATGATCGACCCCAACGTGCTGAAAGCCGTGGACATCGATCCGGAAGTGTATTCCGGGTTCGCCTTCGGCATGGGCGTGGAGCGGGTGACCATGCTCAAGTACGGCGTGGGCGACCTGCGGCTCTTCTTCGAGAACGACGTCCGCTTCCTGGGCCAGTTCGCGTAG
- the rpmI gene encoding 50S ribosomal protein L35, whose amino-acid sequence MPKIKTNKCAAKRFTTTGTGKFRRRKQNKRHILTKKTAKRKRSLSTSAIVDSANEGAVRRLLPYA is encoded by the coding sequence ATGCCCAAGATCAAGACCAATAAATGCGCGGCGAAACGCTTCACCACCACCGGCACCGGCAAGTTCCGCCGTCGCAAGCAGAACAAGCGCCACATCCTGACCAAGAAGACCGCCAAGCGTAAGCGCTCGCTGTCTACCTCGGCCATCGTGGACTCGGCCAACGAGGGCGCGGTCAGGCGTCTGCTGCCTTACGCGTAA
- a CDS encoding ABC-F family ATP-binding cassette domain-containing protein, with product MSTIVSLRDVAKSYGARNLFNNISLTIHQGERIGLIGANGSGKSTLMRILAGVETPDSGERTLRRQARLAYLAQEDTFAPGLTVEDVVAEPLLGAGIPDAELHARAGTALSKTGFTDPSVLAGSLSGGWCKRLALARALVQEPDVLLLDEPTNHLDLDSVLWLEKLLRGARFAYVVISHDRYFLENATNRTVDLDHAYPEGFLSVDGPYSVFLEKRADFLSAQAGLEQALASKVRREVEWLRRGPKARTTKAKARIDEAGRLIKELAGTRERNALTERAGIDFAGTARQTKRLMVAEGVGKALGGRTLFDNLDIVLSPGTRLGLVGANGSGKSTLLRLLAGEEKPDSGKVSRAPALQVAFFDQNREQLDKEQSLRRAFAPHGDAVVYRDRSIHVASWAKRFLFRPDQLDLPVGLLSGGEQARVLIARLMLRPADVLLLDEPTNDLDIPTLEVLEDSLSDFPGAVVLITHDRYLLDTVSTVILGLDGQGGTVALADYAQWEEVRREMDKAAAQAQAKSQADGEAAPAAKARPAKPAQKKLTYKEQREWDSMEETIAQAEAALAACDEALNDPAVAARHDELQARLIRQQEAQAEVDRLYARWAELEEKLAPSDS from the coding sequence ATGAGCACCATCGTATCCCTGCGCGACGTCGCCAAATCCTACGGAGCCCGGAACCTCTTCAACAATATCTCGCTCACCATCCACCAGGGCGAGCGCATCGGCCTCATCGGGGCCAACGGGTCCGGCAAGTCCACCCTGATGCGCATCCTGGCGGGCGTCGAGACGCCGGACTCCGGCGAGCGCACCCTGCGCCGACAGGCCCGCCTGGCCTATCTGGCCCAGGAGGACACCTTCGCGCCGGGGCTCACCGTGGAGGACGTGGTGGCCGAGCCGCTGCTTGGCGCGGGCATCCCGGACGCCGAGTTGCACGCGCGCGCCGGAACTGCCCTCAGCAAGACCGGCTTCACCGATCCCTCCGTGCTGGCCGGGAGCCTGTCCGGCGGCTGGTGCAAGCGCCTGGCCCTGGCCAGAGCCCTGGTGCAGGAGCCGGACGTTTTGCTGCTGGACGAGCCCACCAACCACCTGGACCTGGATTCGGTGCTGTGGCTTGAGAAGCTCCTGCGCGGCGCGCGCTTCGCCTACGTGGTGATCAGCCACGACAGATATTTCCTGGAGAACGCCACCAACCGCACCGTGGACCTGGACCACGCCTACCCCGAGGGCTTCCTGAGCGTGGACGGCCCCTACAGCGTCTTTCTTGAGAAGCGCGCGGACTTCCTGTCCGCCCAGGCGGGGCTCGAGCAGGCGCTGGCCTCCAAGGTGCGCCGCGAGGTGGAGTGGCTGCGGCGCGGCCCCAAGGCCCGCACCACCAAGGCCAAGGCCCGCATCGACGAGGCCGGGCGGCTCATCAAGGAGCTGGCCGGAACCCGCGAGCGCAACGCCCTGACCGAGCGCGCCGGGATCGACTTCGCCGGGACCGCCCGCCAGACCAAGCGCCTCATGGTGGCCGAGGGCGTGGGCAAGGCCCTGGGCGGACGCACCCTGTTCGACAACCTGGACATCGTCCTGTCTCCGGGCACGCGCCTGGGGCTGGTGGGGGCCAACGGCAGCGGCAAGTCCACGCTGTTGCGCCTGCTGGCGGGCGAGGAAAAGCCGGACTCGGGCAAGGTGAGCCGAGCGCCCGCCCTGCAGGTGGCCTTCTTCGACCAGAACCGCGAACAGCTGGACAAGGAGCAGAGCCTGAGGCGGGCCTTCGCGCCCCACGGCGACGCCGTTGTCTACCGGGACCGCTCCATCCACGTGGCCTCCTGGGCCAAGCGCTTTCTCTTCCGGCCCGACCAGCTGGACCTGCCGGTGGGCCTCCTCTCCGGCGGCGAGCAGGCCAGGGTGCTCATCGCGCGGCTCATGCTGCGCCCGGCGGACGTGTTGCTGCTGGACGAGCCCACCAACGACCTGGACATCCCCACCCTGGAGGTCCTGGAGGACAGCCTGTCGGATTTCCCCGGCGCGGTGGTGCTCATCACTCACGACCGCTACCTGCTGGACACCGTGTCCACGGTGATCCTGGGCCTGGACGGGCAGGGCGGCACCGTGGCCCTGGCCGATTACGCCCAGTGGGAGGAGGTGCGGCGCGAGATGGACAAGGCGGCAGCCCAGGCCCAGGCCAAGTCTCAGGCGGACGGGGAGGCCGCCCCGGCGGCCAAGGCCCGTCCGGCCAAGCCCGCGCAGAAGAAGCTTACCTACAAGGAGCAGCGCGAGTGGGACTCCATGGAGGAGACCATCGCCCAGGCCGAGGCCGCGCTTGCCGCCTGCGACGAAGCCCTGAACGACCCCGCCGTGGCCGCCCGGCACGACGAGTTGCAGGCGCGGCTGATCCGCCAGCAGGAGGCCCAGGCCGAGGTGGACCGCCTCTACGCCCGCTGGGCCGAGTTGGAGGAGAAGCTGGCTCCGTCAGACTCGTGA
- a CDS encoding PAS domain-containing sensor histidine kinase: MTRKFVIIATTALLLMGVVMWQLGLRAQSELQAVATDQFNRQQLILAQKVSQDIGQHFAFLRASLLELTSIWRKHPDFMGSPERALPPFQEILRFSDVLAIGYVSPGSQAVALYNEEGLLRGSPVLDYGPFLSWARGADLAREVLVGPVEAPESGPFAGRTILRMAARHWPAEAGTDQPGVVFLVVDVQAVAWRYAHDVRSGRTGYAWVLDQRGYFLDHHVEQFIARDAFSVRKQRDPSVDFDRIDWIMRDLMMTGTEGVDWYISGWHRGEVGVVKKLIAFTPVDIAPDQSPPVRWGVAVVAPVDEVEDIIGKAALREMLMVAAFQVVVFLGLGVTMFFAFRWSASLKAEVEARTTELREARDKLRQNLQELLRTQERLIRSERFAAVGEAAAHISHEIKNPLMLIGGFARQVRRTLPEKGKEAEKLGLIEEEAKRLETMLEEVRDFTRPAPPKLTSGDVNATVWETAMLMEADLASRGVTLTSNLDKTIPPTPHDPSQMRQVLLNLIKNAAEAMPQGGQVTLSTRLREGMVEVEVRDDGPGLTPEQARQVFNPFYTTKDRGTGLGLAVCYRIMHDHGGDIRLDSQIGAGCVFTVSLPVKHDEAA, from the coding sequence ATGACCCGCAAGTTCGTCATCATCGCCACCACCGCACTGCTGCTCATGGGCGTGGTGATGTGGCAGCTGGGGCTGCGCGCCCAGAGCGAGCTCCAGGCGGTGGCCACGGACCAGTTCAACCGCCAGCAGCTCATCCTCGCCCAAAAGGTGTCCCAGGACATCGGGCAGCACTTCGCCTTCCTGCGGGCAAGCCTGCTGGAACTCACCAGCATCTGGCGCAAGCATCCCGATTTCATGGGCTCGCCTGAGCGGGCGCTGCCGCCGTTCCAGGAGATTCTGCGCTTCAGCGACGTGCTGGCCATCGGGTATGTGTCCCCTGGCAGCCAGGCGGTGGCGCTTTATAATGAAGAGGGCCTCCTCAGGGGGTCGCCCGTGCTGGACTACGGTCCGTTCCTGAGCTGGGCGCGCGGGGCCGACCTGGCCCGCGAGGTGCTGGTGGGGCCAGTGGAGGCCCCGGAGAGCGGCCCCTTCGCGGGCAGGACCATCCTGCGCATGGCGGCACGGCACTGGCCCGCCGAGGCGGGAACCGACCAGCCCGGCGTGGTCTTCCTGGTGGTGGACGTGCAGGCCGTGGCCTGGCGTTACGCCCACGACGTCCGCTCCGGGCGCACCGGCTACGCCTGGGTGCTGGACCAGCGCGGCTATTTCCTGGACCACCACGTGGAGCAGTTCATCGCGCGCGACGCTTTCAGCGTCCGCAAACAGCGCGACCCCAGCGTGGATTTCGACCGCATCGACTGGATCATGCGCGACCTCATGATGACCGGGACAGAGGGCGTGGACTGGTACATCTCCGGCTGGCACCGGGGAGAGGTGGGCGTGGTCAAGAAACTCATCGCCTTCACCCCGGTGGACATCGCCCCGGACCAGAGCCCGCCTGTGCGCTGGGGCGTGGCGGTGGTGGCTCCCGTGGACGAGGTGGAGGACATTATCGGGAAGGCGGCTCTTCGCGAGATGCTCATGGTTGCCGCCTTCCAGGTTGTGGTGTTCCTGGGGCTCGGCGTGACCATGTTCTTCGCCTTCCGCTGGTCCGCCAGCCTCAAGGCCGAGGTGGAGGCGCGCACCACGGAACTCCGCGAAGCCCGCGACAAGCTCCGCCAGAATCTCCAGGAGCTGCTGCGGACCCAGGAGCGCCTCATCCGCTCCGAGCGCTTCGCCGCCGTGGGCGAGGCAGCCGCGCACATCTCCCACGAGATCAAGAACCCGCTCATGCTCATCGGCGGGTTTGCCCGGCAGGTGCGCCGCACGCTGCCCGAGAAGGGGAAGGAGGCGGAGAAGCTCGGGCTCATCGAAGAGGAGGCCAAGCGCCTGGAGACCATGCTGGAGGAAGTGCGCGACTTCACCCGTCCCGCCCCCCCCAAACTGACGTCCGGGGACGTGAACGCCACGGTGTGGGAGACGGCCATGCTCATGGAGGCGGACCTGGCCTCGCGCGGGGTGACGCTGACCTCCAACCTGGACAAGACCATCCCGCCCACGCCGCATGATCCGTCCCAGATGCGCCAGGTGCTCCTGAACCTCATCAAGAACGCCGCCGAGGCCATGCCCCAGGGCGGGCAGGTCACGCTGTCCACCCGTCTGCGCGAGGGCATGGTGGAGGTGGAAGTGCGCGACGACGGGCCGGGGCTTACGCCCGAGCAGGCCCGGCAGGTTTTCAATCCGTTCTACACCACCAAGGACCGCGGCACCGGCCTGGGGCTGGCCGTGTGCTACCGCATCATGCACGACCACGGCGGAGACATCCGCCTGGACTCGCAGATCGGCGCGGGGTGCGTGTTCACCGTCAGCCTGCCTGTGAAACACGACGAGGCGGCCTGA
- the infC gene encoding translation initiation factor IF-3 → MSSASDTARCNHQIRAREVRVIADDGSQLGIIPTSEALRLAQEKGLDLVEVAAAADPPVCRIMDYGKFKYQQQKKQQEAKKKSTVILVKEIKVRPKTDEHDYLTKLKHIRRFLEEGDRCKVSVFFRGREVVHKDRGAAILARIVVDLGDLAKVEQEPRFEGRIMNMMLAPTVKKKP, encoded by the coding sequence ATATCTTCTGCCAGTGACACCGCCCGCTGCAATCATCAGATCCGCGCCCGCGAGGTGCGGGTGATCGCTGACGACGGCTCGCAATTGGGTATCATCCCCACCAGCGAAGCCCTTCGACTGGCCCAGGAAAAGGGTCTGGACCTTGTCGAAGTCGCCGCCGCAGCCGATCCCCCTGTCTGCCGAATCATGGACTACGGCAAGTTCAAGTATCAGCAGCAGAAAAAGCAGCAGGAAGCCAAGAAGAAGTCCACCGTCATCCTTGTGAAGGAAATCAAAGTCCGGCCCAAGACCGACGAACACGACTACCTGACCAAGCTCAAGCACATTCGCCGCTTCCTGGAAGAGGGCGACCGCTGCAAGGTCTCCGTGTTCTTCCGTGGCCGCGAAGTTGTCCACAAGGACCGTGGCGCCGCCATCCTGGCGCGCATTGTGGTGGATCTCGGCGACCTGGCCAAGGTGGAACAGGAGCCCCGGTTCGAGGGACGCATCATGAACATGATGCTGGCCCCCACCGTGAAAAAGAAGCCATAG
- the rplT gene encoding 50S ribosomal protein L20, with protein MRVKRGQAAHKRHKKYLKLAKGFVGARSVLYETARENVERAMAYAYRDRKVKKREFRKLWIMRINAAARENGISYGKFIHGLSLAGIELDRKVLADMAVREKADFAKLAEVAKAKVSV; from the coding sequence ATGCGTGTCAAACGCGGACAGGCCGCCCATAAGCGGCACAAGAAGTATCTGAAGTTGGCCAAGGGCTTCGTCGGCGCCCGTTCGGTGCTGTACGAAACCGCCCGCGAGAACGTCGAGCGCGCCATGGCCTACGCCTACCGCGACCGCAAGGTTAAGAAGCGCGAGTTCCGCAAGCTGTGGATCATGCGCATCAACGCCGCCGCCCGCGAGAACGGCATAAGCTACGGCAAGTTCATCCACGGCCTGTCGCTGGCCGGCATCGAGCTGGACCGCAAGGTCCTGGCTGACATGGCCGTTCGCGAGAAGGCCGACTTCGCCAAGCTGGCCGAAGTCGCCAAAGCCAAGGTGAGCGTGTGA
- the thrS gene encoding threonine--tRNA ligase, with translation MNIRVGDQIVEAQAGQSVGEVLAKALSGKAYKNTVVARCGEALLDLSAPLPDTCTELTPIAANSPEGVDVIRHSTAHVLAEAVKKLFPTAQVTIGPAIENGFYYDFAYERPFTIDDLESIQAEMEKIVAANHPFTCRAATKPEAAEVFKGMGEEYKLEVLEAIPSDGVSLYTQGNFVDLCRGPHVPSTGFLKAFKLTHVAGAYWRGDEKRPMLSRIYGAAFADPKELKAYLHRLEEAKKRDHRRLGTQLDLFSFSDEAGAGMVIWHPKGALVRTILEDFERKEHLRRGYGIVQGPQLLKRDLWERSGHYENYRENMYFTEIDEQAYGVKPMNCLSHMLIYKSRLRSYRDLPLRYFELGVVHRHEKSGVLHGLLRVRQFTQDDAHIICRPDQLQDEIIAIINFVKDVLDLFGFEFEAQLSTRPEKSIGSDEAWELATSALSQAMQAIDMPFTINEGDGAFYGPKIDIKLKDALDRRWQCATIQCDFTLPERFDLTYTGQDGEKHRPVMLHRVVLGAVERFMGVLIEHTAGAFPTWLAPVQARILTVTEAHDAHAALVYERLRDAGIRVEADTRNEKLGYKVREAQLEKVPYMLVIGDQELEQGGVNVRLRSGENLGLKGVDEVIQAILDDCQAPFKRGGMRYIFCQ, from the coding sequence GTGAATATTCGCGTCGGTGATCAAATCGTCGAGGCCCAGGCCGGTCAGTCGGTCGGGGAGGTGCTTGCCAAAGCCCTTTCCGGAAAGGCCTACAAGAACACGGTAGTGGCTCGCTGCGGCGAGGCGCTTCTGGATTTGTCCGCCCCTCTTCCCGATACCTGCACCGAACTTACTCCCATCGCAGCCAACAGCCCCGAAGGCGTGGACGTCATCCGGCACTCCACCGCCCACGTGCTGGCCGAGGCCGTGAAAAAGCTGTTCCCCACCGCCCAGGTCACCATCGGCCCGGCCATCGAGAACGGCTTCTACTATGATTTCGCTTACGAGCGCCCCTTCACCATCGACGACCTGGAGTCCATCCAGGCCGAGATGGAGAAGATCGTTGCCGCAAACCATCCCTTCACCTGCCGCGCCGCCACCAAGCCCGAGGCTGCGGAAGTGTTCAAGGGCATGGGCGAGGAGTACAAGCTTGAGGTGCTGGAGGCCATCCCCTCCGACGGCGTCTCGCTGTACACTCAGGGAAATTTCGTGGATCTGTGCCGCGGACCCCACGTGCCCTCCACCGGGTTCCTCAAGGCCTTCAAGCTCACCCACGTTGCCGGGGCCTACTGGCGCGGCGACGAGAAGCGCCCGATGCTGTCGCGCATCTACGGCGCGGCTTTCGCCGACCCCAAGGAGCTCAAGGCCTACCTGCACCGCCTGGAAGAGGCCAAGAAGCGCGACCATCGCCGCCTGGGCACCCAGCTGGACCTGTTCAGCTTCTCCGACGAGGCCGGAGCGGGCATGGTGATCTGGCATCCCAAGGGCGCGTTGGTGCGCACCATCCTGGAAGACTTCGAGCGCAAGGAGCACCTGCGCCGGGGCTACGGCATCGTCCAGGGCCCGCAGCTTCTCAAGCGCGACCTCTGGGAGCGCTCCGGGCACTACGAGAACTACCGCGAGAACATGTATTTCACCGAGATCGACGAGCAGGCCTACGGCGTCAAGCCCATGAACTGCCTGTCGCACATGCTGATCTACAAGTCGCGCCTGCGCTCCTACCGCGACCTGCCCCTGCGCTACTTCGAGCTTGGCGTGGTGCACCGCCACGAGAAGTCCGGCGTGCTGCACGGCCTCTTGCGCGTGCGCCAGTTCACCCAGGACGACGCGCACATCATCTGCCGCCCGGACCAGCTGCAGGACGAGATCATCGCCATCATCAATTTCGTCAAGGACGTGCTGGACCTGTTCGGCTTCGAGTTCGAAGCCCAGCTATCCACCCGTCCCGAGAAGTCCATCGGGTCCGACGAGGCGTGGGAACTGGCCACCAGCGCGCTGTCCCAGGCCATGCAGGCCATCGACATGCCCTTCACCATCAATGAGGGCGACGGCGCGTTCTACGGACCCAAGATTGACATCAAACTCAAGGATGCTTTAGATCGCCGGTGGCAGTGCGCGACCATACAGTGCGATTTCACCTTGCCGGAACGCTTCGACCTGACATACACCGGTCAGGATGGCGAAAAGCACCGGCCCGTGATGCTGCACCGCGTCGTGCTGGGTGCCGTGGAACGGTTCATGGGTGTGCTGATCGAGCACACGGCCGGAGCTTTCCCCACGTGGCTCGCACCGGTGCAGGCGCGTATTTTGACTGTCACCGAAGCCCATGACGCCCACGCGGCCCTCGTATACGAGCGGCTGCGCGACGCGGGCATCCGCGTCGAGGCCGACACGCGCAACGAGAAGCTGGGCTACAAGGTGCGCGAGGCTCAACTGGAGAAGGTCCCCTACATGCTCGTCATCGGGGATCAGGAGCTTGAGCAGGGCGGCGTCAACGTGCGCCTGCGTTCGGGCGAGAATTTGGGACTGAAGGGAGTGGACGAGGTCATTCAGGCCATCCTGGACGACTGCCAGGCCCCATTCAAACGAGGAGGAATGCGCTATATCTTCTGCCAGTGA